The Notolabrus celidotus isolate fNotCel1 chromosome 19, fNotCel1.pri, whole genome shotgun sequence DNA window agatcaagacctcatttacaagggcgatctggccaagaggtcagcagcacacgtcaaaataaatagcacaactcaactgcatggagcatatatacagacagtgtgtagaaacaatcaataatttaaaagggCAActcatttgcaaataaagtgcaatttttgatcacaaaaacagcatttaaaaacacaggcacctTTCTGGGGTCTGTCCTTCATTTAAGATTGGATTATGCTTAGACATGAAAAATTTTACTCTGCACCATTTATTTTATACTTCCTTTTTACTCATGATATTTTTGTAATGGGCAGGAAGTTCTTTCAGCGTCCTTTCATAATAAAAGCCAGTATattcaaaatcagaaaaaataaaccCCTAAAAGCTTGTGGCAGggaaactgcaaaataaaagcataccaattgcatttttttaatcaaccaTACCtctcttttaacaggcagaaacctcaagcagcaCCAGAATTATAGGTGTACAGCCATCTGTTGGAACCAGCTGATTTTGTATCCCTTGATCTTAACTTATATTGTTGTCTTTTTGTGATCCTAAAGGTAACAGGGAAGTTTCAAGGAGGAGTAAATCCTTTCACACGAGGTTGCTGCAACAATCTGGAGTATCTCGTCTGCAGTCCCATCTCCCCAAAGTAAGAACCATTTCTTCAACTGTATCTCAAACTTTTTAAGAGTTCTTTTCTGACTCACTGGTTTTTCATGTGACACCAGGTACACAGCCAGGCCCAACAAGAAAACAGTGATTCATATTCAGCCTCCGTTCCTGAGACCAGAGATTGACAGACAGATGTCAGTAAAAGTCCGCGACAATGGCGTACAGAGTCAGGATCATCAAGCTAAAGTATGCATAAGCAAAGTACACGCAAAATTCAAAACACACAGTTCTCCCAGTTATAATCTACGGATTGTAACCTCACTTGTCAGATGGATTAGTCTCtcgtgttttctgttttttttttcctactaGCAAACGTCAGCAGGAGCTGTCGAGCTGTCAGACATCAAACAGATGAAAACTCCACCACCACTGCCACCGAAACCAGAGCACGGCCTGCTGAAGAGCCACTCCACTGCCACAGATGGTACTGTAGTGCAATAATATATACTGTTGTAACCAATCATAGCTTTGAAGCAGTATTTTGAAAGCTAAAGCACTTGTGCTGTTACAAAAACACCAGAACAAATCAAGGAAGCAATTAAGTGcaactgcagagaaaataaaaggctGTGATTGTTCAAAATAACCGAAACCAGCACACTGATCCAACATACACTACCACTCATAAAGCCCGTTTTAGCTTATTTCTCTGCACTATTGTTATAAAAAATACTGTATCAAGTCTTCAGTGAGCTAACACTGCTGCACTTGGCAACAATTTACTTCTATTATCATGAGCAGGAGTTTATTTTCAGCCCATCATCCCACATACAGCCTCCTGATTGCATAATTACATACCGGCCAGTTCAAGCTCAAGTTCTTTATTTCTATATGTTAAACACTTAAAGTGTAGCATTTGCAATAATGTTCTCAAGCTCCCTCTAACAATGCTCAGGCTAGTGTGCATGTAGGAAACAATGTGTATCTAAGACGTAGACATAAAAAGTCTTGTTTGAGTATTTGAACTATTAAACCTTCTTCAAAATGTTAGACAATAACGACCTATTTCTCATGACCAACAACAAGAGGATAACCAATAATTTCACATTGTTTAAAGCTGTGGTTCTCATCGGGTGAGTCAGGACCAAAAAGTGGGTCACGGAGCCATTTTCAGTGGGCGGTGGAACAAAGTTGTGTTGTAGCCTAAAGTTTTTTCTGCACCTTTTTTTTGAAGGACGTGTGTTTGCTATGATGCAGAGTTCCTGCAGTAATAGATTAGTTCACGttgcaaaaagtcaaaactgagcaagtgttttgtgttattttcagGAGAGTTATTTCATTATACTCAATaatttccaaccccaacttcatcaaggcagatggctgtctaacatgagtctggttctgctggaggtttctgcctgttaaaggaaatttgtccatgccactgttacttgctaaaagctgcaaagtgctctgctcatggtggattaagatgagatcagactgagtcctgtctgtaagatgggactggatcttatcctgtcttaatgttgggtctttgtaaataatataacagagtacggtctagacctgctctgtttgtaaagcgtcttgagataccatttgttgtgatttggcgctgtataaataaagagtgattgattgaataGAAACCACTTTCATGTCTAGATAAacatcatattttaagacattaAGAGAAAAGATAAGAGCAGAGTGTAATGAGTAAAGAAATCTGCCAATGGAGTAAGTCAAGTTTACTTATAaagataataaagataatagaTAAAATATACTAAATCGTTTAATTAATAAATTATAGATAACAGAAAACCATGTGTGCAAATAAGATGTGATAGGCCAACATATTGTGTTATTAATAGGCGCCGTATCCAGTATCGTATCTAGTATTGTATCCAGTATCGTatcatatggtatggtatggtatggtatggtatggtatggcatcaCATCACATTGCATCTAAATGTATCGCATCGTATCTTATCGTGACTTACTCCGTGATTCCCACCTCAAGCTTATCCTTTAAAAACTGTTATCCTAGTGTactgcattgtattgtatcttatcgtatcatatcatactaTTATGAGTTACACCGTGATTCCCACCTGAAAGCTTATTCTTTCAAACCATTAATCCAGTCATTGCTGAGCTATTTAGTGAATTTCTGTGTCATATGATTGAATGTTTTCTCTTCCAGAAGTGGGACACCACACAAAATCCATCGTCCCTGCATCCATTCCCACTGTGCCACAGTTACGTCCCGTCCTGGAGGCTATATCCAGAGGATCATCACCTATCCCTCCAGAGCAGGTACTTCTCAGTCTGATGTTAATTTGTTACATAAGAGTGTCATCTTCTATACCAGGTCCTGGTTTTATCTTTGGCCCTGACACACTCTGTTGTCTGttttgtgctgtgttgtttAGCTGCTGAGGACATCTGAGCATCAGGGGAACAACAGGAGTCCTGACCTCCGCTCTGAGTCTAAAGACAGCCCTCTGAGAGGCAGCCAGAAGGCCGGCTCGCACATCCAGACCAACAGCATCTCCGGTTCgctgcagctcaactctctgaCCCTCAACTCCCGCTCTCTCACCCTCAAACACAGCAATCGCCATGGCAACAAACCCCAGATTCACGGCATCCACAGTGACAGTCTGGGTTCCAACGCTGCGCCGGGTATCATCACTCCATCCAGCCTGCTGGccaatcacagcagcagcagcttgtcCTACGACAACCTCATGAACCCTGCGGACTCTCAGTTCCTGCCTCAAAGAGGGGCTCCTCCAGTTGGCTACCATCCCCACTATATGTCTGTGGGTGCAGATGGTACTGTGGTGCAGAGGGCCCCTCCTCACGCCTACAGCCCTGTGTTTATGGGCGTCACCAGACAGTCTCCTCAGCCTCGAGACACCTCACCCTCCCTGCAGGGCCTCACCTCTAGAGATCCCTCCCCTTCGCTCCAAGGATTCATCCAAAGAGACCCTTCCCCATCTTTCCAAGGCCTGATGCAAAGAGACCTTGCCACCCAAAGTGTTACAACACGAGATATCCCCCCTCCAAGTTTGGCATCTCAAAGCCTTCGAGACAGCCTCAGGGATCTGCAGAGTTTGACGCCTCCAAAGTCTGCCGCTGCTCGCTATGACAACTTCTCAAAGAGTATCATGGCATCCCTTCACGAGAGACGGGAAATGGAGGAGAGGGACAGGATGCTTCGTCTCCATGCCAGATCACAGGCTCTGTATGGCCCAGATGTTGGAATCTACGACATCCCCAGCAGGAGGAGCTTACCACCTGACAACATCCACCGGCCTGTGGGCTCCCGTGGACCAACTCCTCCTGCATACGGCTCCAGGGAGTTCCTCATGAGCACCGGCATCCTTGGTTATGGGATGAGGACGTCGCCACTCTCCAGCTCGTCCACATCGTCTCTGACTCGAGGGCCCAAAACGTCCAGCTCTCCtctgcagagcagcagcagcagcagcctgcagaGCAAAGGAAGGTCTTCCTCTCCTGCTTACTGCCCTGACAGACAGACTCAACCCCTCCCTTCCTCCACTTCCACACTGCCCCGTTTACCCTCCACCTCCGCTTCCTCTGCTCCCTCTTACGCCTCCTACGCCACAGCAAAGAGATCCTCGCTTACGTACTCCTCTGAGGGGAAGGACTCGGTCACCCTGGGAGCCCTGAAATAaaacgaaaaaaaaagaaggaaaaaaatactCCATGTCTCTGGTGTGAATGAATCATCTATGCAGTGTTAGTCTCAGTCTTCACAGCTCTGAAATACTTTGTAAATAAGAGGCCATTTGGGACTTTTCCTGTGTGGGAGGGTGtgtgagaaacaaacacacagtgaaggATAAACTTAGAAAAATATTCTCCCTAAAGTCTTgtccaaactttaaaaacaaactgtaaatCTCAGGATAGTTGTGCCTCCTCTTACAAACAGAGCGAGCTCTTTAAACTCAGTGGAAGCAGAAGGGCTATGTGAGGAATACAGATGGACTTTCTATCTGCTTTTATGTGTTTTGATATTGCTTTTGTGAAACAATGTAATACCATGCTATCTAAATTGTCTCCTGCTGCAAATGACCCAGTTTAATAAAATTTTGTAGTTGTTTATATGaataaacatattttgtaatttttatttctctttctacATTATTTCTTTGTGGCTTTTAATTTCAAGACCTGCATAGGTAAAACAATTTTTTAACAAACCTGAGTGAGAATTCACATATTGTTattggctgtgttaaatacttgattctgattggtcaaacccacAACAGTGAATGATTCTCAATGGAAAAGCAACACAAGGGTCAATTTGATCACAAAGGTTGTATAAAATCAATCCGCAGAAATAGGTCTGGCACATTTCTCCTAttgtctgttgacactgtggcaaaaatggtAGTCTCT harbors:
- the zdhhc8a gene encoding probable palmitoyltransferase ZDHHC8; this encodes MPASGTDSLKPSAFIPVCTAACLLVGSTSLFFVFTCPWLAVTICPAVPPCCAILFLFVLANFTMATFMDAGVLPMANEDEDKDDEFRAPLYKNVDVKGVQVRMKWCASCHFYRPPRCSHCSVCDHCVEDFDHHCPWVNNCIGRRNYRYFFLFLLSLTVHMICVFTFGLLYVLNHKDDLWKLHCTVTLVVISISGLFLIPVLGLAGFHLYLVSRGRTTNEQVTGKFQGGVNPFTRGCCNNLEYLVCSPISPKYTARPNKKTVIHIQPPFLRPEIDRQMSVKVRDNGVQSQDHQAKQTSAGAVELSDIKQMKTPPPLPPKPEHGLLKSHSTATDEVGHHTKSIVPASIPTVPQLRPVLEAISRGSSPIPPEQLLRTSEHQGNNRSPDLRSESKDSPLRGSQKAGSHIQTNSISGSLQLNSLTLNSRSLTLKHSNRHGNKPQIHGIHSDSLGSNAAPGIITPSSLLANHSSSSLSYDNLMNPADSQFLPQRGAPPVGYHPHYMSVGADGTVVQRAPPHAYSPVFMGVTRQSPQPRDTSPSLQGLTSRDPSPSLQGFIQRDPSPSFQGLMQRDLATQSVTTRDIPPPSLASQSLRDSLRDLQSLTPPKSAAARYDNFSKSIMASLHERREMEERDRMLRLHARSQALYGPDVGIYDIPSRRSLPPDNIHRPVGSRGPTPPAYGSREFLMSTGILGYGMRTSPLSSSSTSSLTRGPKTSSSPLQSSSSSSLQSKGRSSSPAYCPDRQTQPLPSSTSTLPRLPSTSASSAPSYASYATAKRSSLTYSSEGKDSVTLGALK